One Burkholderia sp. 9120 genomic window, CCATGCGAGGTCATTGAGCGCGCCACGTAGATCATCTCCGTCCAGTTTTGGCAATGTTTCTACGACTGGACGATCAGATACTCCGCCGACGCCAATTCTTATCGCCTCATCCGTCACCACCGCCGCACACGACACCAAGGCAAAGTCGCCGTGTCGTGCAGAGAGTTCGGTGAAACCAAAGCGCTGCCCCGGCCGCGCCAGGGGGAAACGTACGGCGGCAACAAGCTCATCGGGCTCGCGCGCAGTCATCAACATCCCCTGGAAAAAGGCCTCAGCGCTCAAGACGCGCTTGCGCTTTTTAGACCTCAGCATGACGTCTCCTCCAAGCGTCGCCAACGCCAGGGGCAATTCGGCACTAGGGTCTGCGTGCGCGACCGAGCCACACACCGTTCCACGGTTACGAATCTGAAAGTGGGATATCTGCGGAAAAATGAGCGTCAATAGCGGAACCTCGTCGGCGAGCGTCTTTCGCCACTCGACCTGCCCCTGCGTCGCCGCGGCGCCAACAACGAGATGACCACCCGGTGTATCGGCCTCCACGACGTTCAGGTCTTCGGTACGGGAGATGTCGACGAGCCAGCGAGGCTGTGCCAATCGCATGTTTAAGACCGCCATAAGCGACTGGCCGCCGGCCAGGACACGCGCATCCGCGCCGCCATGATGCAGCGCCTCGAGCGCATGCTCTGTATCCATCGCGCGCAGGTAACTAAACTCGGGCGGCTTCATGAAGACCTCCTGAACCATCCCGCAATTTTTTTGAACCAGGAATTGCTGCCCTTGATCGGCATTCCGGACGCCTGCCGGCCCAAGGACTCGAACAACTGCGAAAGCACGACTTTTGCTGCACCCTCCAGCATTCGCCCTCCGACCGCGGCCACTTTCCCAGACACCTGCGCCTCGTAGTCGTACGACAGCAAGGTGCCTTTCGCGGTCGGCGTGAGTTCGACGAGGCCCTCGCCCTGAGCGCTTCCTAACGACGACAGTCCCGCGCCGGCCAGACGCAATCTCTTCGGCGCTTCGATATCCGACAGCCCTATCTTTGCTTCGAAACGGGCTTTGATCATGCCTACGCCAACGGTCACATCGGCCCGGTACTGGTTCTCGCCAATGGTCTCCAACGCATTACAGCCCGGAACCACCTTCGCGAGCGCAGCAGGGTCCATCAGAACGGCGAACACTGCTTCCGGCGTGGCTTCGATCTCGACGCTGCCTTGCGCCGTCAGCGCCTTCCCCGCTCCCGCCTGCTTTTTCTTCGGTGTCGCCCCACGATATTCGGGTCGCGACGGTTCCGGTTCGTCGATGCCAATCATCTCCATTACCTTTGCTGGAGTGAGCGGCAGCCGAATATCCTGGACGCCCAGAGCGTCCGCCACCGCGTTAGCCACGCAAGGCGGCGTGCTCATGTTGTTGCCCTCGCCAAGCCCCTTCGCACCAAGCGGCGTGAAAGGCGAAGGGGTTTCCAGGTGGATGATGATCGGGTCGGGCACTTCGCAGGTAGTTGGCATCAGATAGTCAGCGAGCGTGCCCGACTGGAAGCTTCCGTCCGCGCCATATCTGAACTCTTCGTAGAGCGCCGCACCCAGTCCTTGTGCGAAAGCGCCACGAATCTGGCCGTCGGCAAGGGCGGGATTCAATAACTTGCCCGCGTCATGGGTGGTCACGTACCGGTCAATGCGAATGCGCCCCGTCGCCGGGTCAATCTCGATTCCGCACATATCAAATGCGAACCCGTAACAGGCGGACGTATTGATCCTGTCCTCCGCATCGGGCGGTTCCATATTTGGCGGCGTCCAGAACACGGTCTCGCGAAGACCCGGCTCCTCCCCTTCGGGCAACAGTGAGGGAGCCCAGTGAGCTGCATTGCTAGCAACACGGTTGAACGGGAGTGCCTTCTCCGGCTGCTGCTTCGAGAAAATCCGCCCGTCTTCGAAAGCGATATCCTCCGGCTTGCACCCGAATTGAGCAGATAAGATGCGGCTAAGCTTGTCCTTCACTCGCATTGCCGCGAGATGGACCGTCCCAGCTACGGCGCCCGCAAATCGACTCGAGTAGTTCCCGGACGCGACCGACCAGGCATCCTTGTGCGTATCGAACTCAACATTGACGACGATATCCGCCGGGTTCAAACCGAGCGCGTCTGCGACGACCTGCGCGCAAACGGTCATATGGCCTTGTCCCGCCGGCGTGGAGGCCACAGTTACCACAACGCCCCCAAGCAGGTCGACGCTCACGGTCGCGCTGGCGATCGCACCGCTTTTTGGCCCAGCTTTGCGACGAGCCTCGACCGGCAACACGGTCGAGATATATCCCATGTTCGATACCGATGGTTCCACGATTGCGGCGAAACCTATTCCGTAGAGTCGCCCTTCGCTACGCGCAAGCTCACGGCGCTTAACGAGTTCGTCATAACCTCCCTCAGACAAGGAACGCCGAAGCGCTTCCTGATAATTCCCCGAGTCCAGAAGCGCACCCGCCGGCGTCCGATACGGAAACGCGTTGGACGCCACGAAATTCCGGCGATATACGTCGAGTACATCAAGCTGCAACTCAATGGCGATTCGTTGCACGAGTCGCTCGAGCGCGAAATACACCTGCGGTCCGCCAAAGCCTCGCACGAGCCCGGTCGGCGTTTTGGTTGTCAGGGCGACACGATTGCGCACGAGGAGATTGGGGATTGCATACGCCCCGGTCAGGCATCCATGCATCCGGTAGAAGGTCGCGGGCTCCGGCGCACGCAGATAGCCCCCGCAATCCTCAATCTGGTCGTAGGACAGCGCAGTAATACGCCCATCGCTCTCAACGGCGGCATCGATGGTGCTCCAGCGTGCCGTCGCGGACGTGGCGGCGGTAAGATGTTCGAGCCGGTCCTCGACCCATTTGACAGGCGCGCCGGCCTTACGTGAGGCGAGACACATCAACACGACGTACGGAAAGACGGCTTGCTTCACGCCAAAGCTGCCACCGGAATCACGCGGCGCTTTATGGCGCAAACGATTCGCCGGCACCTTGAGCGCCATCGACATCACCGCGTGGAGCGAGAAAGGCCCCATGAAATTCGACGTCACCTCATAGCCTTCATCCCCTTGCAGATGCTCGGCAATGACAAC contains:
- a CDS encoding FAD binding domain-containing protein; this encodes MKPPEFSYLRAMDTEHALEALHHGGADARVLAGGQSLMAVLNMRLAQPRWLVDISRTEDLNVVEADTPGGHLVVGAAATQGQVEWRKTLADEVPLLTLIFPQISHFQIRNRGTVCGSVAHADPSAELPLALATLGGDVMLRSKKRKRVLSAEAFFQGMLMTAREPDELVAAVRFPLARPGQRFGFTELSARHGDFALVSCAAVVTDEAIRIGVGGVSDRPVVETLPKLDGDDLRGALNDLAWKLGAQDDAHVSAAYRRHLVRQLGWKAIQEAT
- a CDS encoding molybdopterin cofactor-binding domain-containing protein — its product is MSESVTELLVERHANRTSIPATPEATPERTPYLGRSMERLEDAAILTGRGRYGDDIAVKPGTLHAAVLRSPHPHAEINGIDVSAALTQKGVHAVLTGEDIRQWSQPFVVGVKSTMEHWSLAIDRVRYSGEPVAVVIAESRAMAEDGIERIKVDYTPLAPVTSIQAAMADDAPILHPKVGTNIVSDRNFRYGEPEEAFAKAPHRVSIEAHYPRNTCTPIECAVVIAEHLQGDEGYEVTSNFMGPFSLHAVMSMALKVPANRLRHKAPRDSGGSFGVKQAVFPYVVLMCLASRKAGAPVKWVEDRLEHLTAATSATARWSTIDAAVESDGRITALSYDQIEDCGGYLRAPEPATFYRMHGCLTGAYAIPNLLVRNRVALTTKTPTGLVRGFGGPQVYFALERLVQRIAIELQLDVLDVYRRNFVASNAFPYRTPAGALLDSGNYQEALRRSLSEGGYDELVKRRELARSEGRLYGIGFAAIVEPSVSNMGYISTVLPVEARRKAGPKSGAIASATVSVDLLGGVVVTVASTPAGQGHMTVCAQVVADALGLNPADIVVNVEFDTHKDAWSVASGNYSSRFAGAVAGTVHLAAMRVKDKLSRILSAQFGCKPEDIAFEDGRIFSKQQPEKALPFNRVASNAAHWAPSLLPEGEEPGLRETVFWTPPNMEPPDAEDRINTSACYGFAFDMCGIEIDPATGRIRIDRYVTTHDAGKLLNPALADGQIRGAFAQGLGAALYEEFRYGADGSFQSGTLADYLMPTTCEVPDPIIIHLETPSPFTPLGAKGLGEGNNMSTPPCVANAVADALGVQDIRLPLTPAKVMEMIGIDEPEPSRPEYRGATPKKKQAGAGKALTAQGSVEIEATPEAVFAVLMDPAALAKVVPGCNALETIGENQYRADVTVGVGMIKARFEAKIGLSDIEAPKRLRLAGAGLSSLGSAQGEGLVELTPTAKGTLLSYDYEAQVSGKVAAVGGRMLEGAAKVVLSQLFESLGRQASGMPIKGSNSWFKKIAGWFRRSS